The Nostoc sp. KVJ3 genome contains the following window.
GATAGTTCTTCAAGCTTTTTAGGGTCGAAGTAGCGCCGGGGCTGTGAGGGAGGTAGTTTAATTAAGTTGATGGCAACAGTATTTGGTGAATTAGCAGTACTTTGGGTTTGGTTAAAGCTTTCACCTAGTAGGGCAGCTACACCTTTTAACTGGCTGGTATAGGGTTGTTCTTTTTTGCTCACTGTAGTTTTTCTAAACTGAGGGCGATTTTTTTTAGTACAGCGACGGCAGGATGTTTGGGATTATATAGTGCTAAGGGTATACGTGCCTCACTTGCATCAGCAAAGGCAATAGATTTAGGAATGGGTTCGTAAACTGTGGCCAGGGGTGAAAGTTGTTCTGTAATAGCTTTCATGGTTCTGCTTTCTTGGGCAGTACGTGCATCATACATTGTGGGGATGAAGCCAGCAATTGTAAGTGTTTTATTAGCACCTTTGCGGAGTGTAGCTACAGTTCTTAATAGTAAGTCAGTTCCTTGAAAAGATTTAAATTGGCACTGAATAGGTACTAAGACATGGGTTGCTGCTACTAAGCTAATCACACTGAGAATGCCTAAAGATGGCGGACAATCTATCAAAATAAAATCATAGTTGTCTAGGATGGGGGCAAGTGCATTTTTTAGGCGCATTTCCCGCATCAAGGCGGCAACCAGTTCTAGTTCAGCAGCACTTAAGTTGATGTTGGCTGGCACCAAACCCATGCTGTGAATAAGTTCAGGGTGAATTGGTAATGGTTCTTCCCCCACCACTGCTTCATAGACAGTTTTGGCGGTAATGTCCGGTTCTAGCCCCATAAATGTAGTGAGTGACGCTTGGGGGTCAAGGTCTATCAGAAGAACGCGGTTTTTCTTTTTTTGAGCAAGGTGATAGCCCAAGTTCATAGTTAAACTTGTCTTTCCTACTCCCCCTGATTGATTAAATAGCGCAATAATACGGGTTTTGCTCACAAGTGATAAATTACAGTTGTAATTAAAATGCCTCTAATACAGGCAGATTGTAGCGCTAGGGCGAGGGTAATACAACTGGGGACAGTGAAAAATTTGGAGTGCGTTAGCATTTGTTGGGAAGACATTCGTTCAAGATATGCGAAATCACCCAATTAGCAGTTGTATAGTTTAGTTATGCCTTGACGGTTGCTATAAAATTGTCTGTTACAAACCATGAGCAATAACAAGAAACCTGAAAATTTTTTGGGGACGGCTATCGCAGAGGTGCTTTCGGTAATAGCGATTCCTTCACCTGACGGAGTAGTAGGAAGCGATCGCGCTTTTTAACTTGTCTAACGTTAACTGTTTCGTAGAGGTGATACAGATGTGGGAATGTTGCAAGTGCCGAAGTGGTACTAAGTGTCAGAATCGATAAGATAAAAAATGCTAGATTCCTCAGAAAGAATCATCTACAAATTTTTTTAATATCCATCGGATCATAATTAGGAAAATAGCACTGTGTCTTTAGAAATTCAAGCAGATCAAGATAAAGTTTGGTTTAACTTGGGTCTTGAACTTTTAAACAAAAGATGTTTTGACGACGCTCTCGAAGCTTTTGAGCAAGCCAATGAACTAAAACCTGGCAATTATCAAGTCTGGGTTAATCAGGGTTTGACGTTGTTAAATTTGGGACGCTTTGATGAGGCTCTGGCTGCTTGCGATCAAGCGCTGGTATTCCAGCCGAACTCTCATGAAGCTTGGTGCAATCGAGGTATTGCTTTAAGGGTTTTAGGACGTAACTTGGAAGCGCTCGAAGCGTTTGATCAAGCCTTGAAACTCATACCTGATTTGCATGAAGCTTGGGAAAACCGAGGTATTACGTTATTAACTTTAGAGCGTTTTGAAGAGGCGCTTGCTAATCTCGACAATGCTGTTAGATTAAAATCTGATGACTCTGACGCTTGGTATTTTCGCAGCATTGCTTTATTAAATTTAGAACGCTATGAAGATGCTCTTGCTAGCACCGAGCAATCCCTGAAACTTAAAGGCGACTTGAGCGCAGCCTGGGAGAATCGGGGGTGTGCTTTGGATAATTTGGGGCGCTATGATGAAGCAATAGCTTCTTACGATCAAGCGATTGAATTTCAAAGAGATAACTCTAATGCTTGGTATAACCGAGGTATTGTATTGATGACATTGGAACGCTTTGAAGAGGCGATCGCTTCCAACGAGCGTGCAATTGAATTCCAGCATGATTTTCCCCAAGCTTGGTGTAACCTGGGTATTGCTTTAATGGATTTGGAGCGATTTGAAGAAGCGCTGACTAGCTTCGACCGCTCCCTTGAATTTCAAAGAGATTTACCCCAAGCTTGGTATAACCGAGCCAATACACTGTTAACTCTCAAACGCTTTGAAGAGGCGATCGCCAGCTATGATAAATGTAACGAAATCTGTCCAGACGACTCCGCGACTTTTTATGGTAAGGCTTGCTGTTATGCCCAATTGCTTAATATAAAGCAAGCAATCTTTAACCTACAACAAGCTATCAATATGAGTCCTAACCAATACCAAGATATGGCGAAAAATGACTCAGATTTTGATAATATTCGTTCAGATGAACAATTTCAGGCGTTAATCACTCCTGGTTCGCTCATTTTATAGCCGGTTAGAAAAAAGACGGAACGGAAAAATAGAGGTTACAGCGTTTGTACCAGATGGCGAACCGTGATTGTCGGCGCTTTACGATGGTCGCTCCGCGAACCGCCGCAGGCATCGCCAGCGTTGTGAATTAATCTTGGGTATTGCTTCACCGCTTGTCACCATCCAAAAATCTGATTTCTCCCAAACCCTTATTCTTACGTTATTTATCAATTTCTCTAACTTCAAAAAAAAGGGCGAACTTCGAGTAATAAATTATGACTTCTCATAATATTCTGGTTATTGAAGATTCCAAAGATATGAAATGGTTGTTTGAGGGCTTTTTTAATTTACTGCCTGCACACCACTTTGAGATGTACATTTATAATGGACGTGATGCTTTAAAATTCGTCAAATCTCACAGAGTTAGCATCATCTTGATTGATTTTCCAGTTCTGGGTGCTTGGGAGTTTTTTGAGTACGTTCAAGCTCATCCGACATTAAGATTTGTTCCCCTTGTAGTTATGTCGGGGGCAAAAAAACATTTTATCGATGAATTTCCAAAGCCTTTTGAATATTTTGAAAATTGTAAAAAACCATTTAGACCAGTAGAACTTAAACAGGCAGTCCGTTCCGCGATTAACAAAGCAAAATTGCACTATCTGCAAGAAAAAAGCCACATCCTTGGTGATATTAGTTAGACAAGCACGGATTCCTCATTTTGCAGACTTGGTGTATTCTATGCCTGAAAGCATTCTATCTCCATTGATGCTCCCACGGCGATGACGCAAAAAACCCCGGTGTTAAGTACCGAGGTGACAAGTCTGAATGACGATGAGATATAGCGATACAGAAGTCTAAAAATCTTAGCTAACACCAAAGGCAACCAAAACAATAGCAGAACAAAAAGGCGATGCCAACGTATGTAAACTACGTACTGGGTCGCCTTTTCCTCTAAGAAACTGATCTCTTCCCCCACCACTCTGATTCAGCCTGTGGTTCTGGTGCTTAAGCACCACACTTAAGCACTAGCTGAACATCAAAAGGCGATCGCATCCCCAAACCGCGTAGGCGCAGCCCGTCGTAGACATCGCCATGCATCCTCTAAGAAAAATTACTACTTCTTACCTGTTCCAGAAAGTTAGGCAATGAGGACTTCAAAGAACTATCTACCGCAATTTCCCTGTTTTTCACCTTGTGAAAGATGATTTTGGTTGTTTCAACAGCCTCATCAAATGAGCAATCAAGCTGTTCTTGAACAATAAAGACTAACTTGGTTGCATTATCTAAAAGTTCATCACTATACATCTGGTTTTTCCTCTAGTTGAGTGCTTTAGCGATATCCTCTAAGAATGACATTCATCACCATTTTCGTCTTGCGGTGGTGGCTGAAGAATATTACTAAACGCTGGGGGAGCAATGCGATTTTGTGAGGTCTGGTCAAAAACCAGCGATCGCTAAAAATTATATTTAAGTACAAGGTGATTTTATTTGCAAATACAATACTGACTTACACAAAAATTCATCTTGATGAGATATCTCAAAAAGATTGCTAGCAAGTCATTTGACGATTATTTCTGAAAATATCTGCAATCAGCCTTTTATACTTAGTATCAATTATGCTAAAAAATAAATTAAAGACAAGACTAAAGTATAAAATTTATCAAGCAGTTTGGGATTTGATAAAGGAATTAAAGATAGAACCACAAAAATTATCCCAACTTCCAGCTATCCATTGACAACGCAGATGTAAGATAATTTCTGCATTTTCTTTCAACCAAAATTTACTGTTACCCTTGATTCTTAAGTTGACAACTTGACGGATTAAACTCTCAATTGCCCCACTACCTATTGGTAGTTTTTGGTCTAGTATCTTAGCGTAATTTAAACGCCTTTCACGATAAGCACGTAAAAGATAATTTCTCTGTACTACCATCGTTTTACAACGTTCTCCCGTAGCTTCAAAGATAAATTCATCCATCTGCCTAATTATGGTCATTGCATTACTTTTTTTTAAAGTTCTCCGTGCTTTTTTAAACCAATTATTCCGCTCTTTATCATCATTAAAAGCTACATCAGCAAATTTATGTAGTCGCTCAGTAACATGGTAAAAATCAAATAATTGATAAGTGGCATTGGGAGATTTCAATTTCTTTAAAAGGGGAGGGATATGTTTCCAAATCCATCCAGCACCGTCAGCAATTAATAAAACTTGTTTTGCTTGACTAATTCCTAAACTAATCAGATGCATTTCTAATATTGGTAAAAATCCCTTATAATCTTCATACGTACCATCGTTGATAATAGGGATGTCCTTAGTTTTTACTTTTTTTCCCTGTTCATCAACCACATAAATTGTTACTAATTTTGGCTCAACCCATTCTCCTATAAAGCCATGCTTGTTTGTTTTGGGATTTTTTCTACCTTTTTTATTAATCCTAATTCTACTCCTGCCACCATCTACAGCAATTACAACTCTCTGGTCTTTAAGTAT
Protein-coding sequences here:
- a CDS encoding tetratricopeptide repeat protein — its product is MSLEIQADQDKVWFNLGLELLNKRCFDDALEAFEQANELKPGNYQVWVNQGLTLLNLGRFDEALAACDQALVFQPNSHEAWCNRGIALRVLGRNLEALEAFDQALKLIPDLHEAWENRGITLLTLERFEEALANLDNAVRLKSDDSDAWYFRSIALLNLERYEDALASTEQSLKLKGDLSAAWENRGCALDNLGRYDEAIASYDQAIEFQRDNSNAWYNRGIVLMTLERFEEAIASNERAIEFQHDFPQAWCNLGIALMDLERFEEALTSFDRSLEFQRDLPQAWYNRANTLLTLKRFEEAIASYDKCNEICPDDSATFYGKACCYAQLLNIKQAIFNLQQAINMSPNQYQDMAKNDSDFDNIRSDEQFQALITPGSLIL
- a CDS encoding two-component system response regulator, with protein sequence MTSHNILVIEDSKDMKWLFEGFFNLLPAHHFEMYIYNGRDALKFVKSHRVSIILIDFPVLGAWEFFEYVQAHPTLRFVPLVVMSGAKKHFIDEFPKPFEYFENCKKPFRPVELKQAVRSAINKAKLHYLQEKSHILGDIS
- a CDS encoding ISLre2 family transposase; the protein is MEKNIYATLDLSKSLSDFSLEVIKSLELTNINEWNGQIFKQREEKIREVALILAGQCIAILLYNLSQSQLANQTAIIQTRNCEDGKTQRHGYRKWQILTVGNVLVTLKLPYMVRKKSKAKTKSKIYNQGCCPFLKWLGLSEGLTPAVWTTIAQYGAIASSFEASHTILISWGINISLKRIERLTYKFGQIGIDLRQAKISNLQQGKLLDGNILKDQRVVIAVDGGRSRIRINKKGRKNPKTNKHGFIGEWVEPKLVTIYVVDEQGKKVKTKDIPIINDGTYEDYKGFLPILEMHLISLGISQAKQVLLIADGAGWIWKHIPPLLKKLKSPNATYQLFDFYHVTERLHKFADVAFNDDKERNNWFKKARRTLKKSNAMTIIRQMDEFIFEATGERCKTMVVQRNYLLRAYRERRLNYAKILDQKLPIGSGAIESLIRQVVNLRIKGNSKFWLKENAEIILHLRCQWIAGSWDNFCGSIFNSFIKSQTA
- a CDS encoding ParA family protein yields the protein MSKTRIIALFNQSGGVGKTSLTMNLGYHLAQKKKNRVLLIDLDPQASLTTFMGLEPDITAKTVYEAVVGEEPLPIHPELIHSMGLVPANINLSAAELELVAALMREMRLKNALAPILDNYDFILIDCPPSLGILSVISLVAATHVLVPIQCQFKSFQGTDLLLRTVATLRKGANKTLTIAGFIPTMYDARTAQESRTMKAITEQLSPLATVYEPIPKSIAFADASEARIPLALYNPKHPAVAVLKKIALSLEKLQ